A window of Piliocolobus tephrosceles isolate RC106 chromosome 13, ASM277652v3, whole genome shotgun sequence contains these coding sequences:
- the C13H11orf21 gene encoding uncharacterized protein C11orf21 homolog, with translation MGRAGCGMQRKQCLGERSTVPRWPHLSSQSGVKLPDRWTGTLGWPSRDQEAPGSGMPPAAAQPSTHDALVPPATAHETVDHPSLHWLACCCCLSLPGQLPLVIQLGWDLDLEAGPSSGRLCPRARRWQPLPS, from the exons AtgggcagggctgggtgtgggATGCAGAGGAAACAGTGCCTGGGGGAGAGGAG CACTGTGCCCAGGTGGCCTCACTTGTCATCTCAAAGTGGCGTCAAACTCCCGGACAGGTGGACGGGAACCCTAGGCTGGCCCTCCAGAGACCAG GAGGCCCCTGGCTCAGGGATGCCACCTGCAGCTGCCCAGCCCTCCACCCATGACGCCCTTGTTCCACCTGCCACTGCCCATGAAACTGTGGATCACCCATCTCTGCACTGGCTTGCCTGCTGCTGCTGTCTCAGTTTACCTGGGCAGTTGCCCCTGGTTATCCAACTGGGGTGGGACTTGGACTTAGAAGCAGGCCCCTCCTCTGGGAGGCTGTGTCCTCGGGCCAGGAGGTGGCAGCCTCTACCTTCCTGA